One window of Nocardia nova SH22a genomic DNA carries:
- a CDS encoding thioesterase II family protein, with protein MHKPGWIRKFHKPRTPGSPPLLIFPHAGAGASTYRNFSKAFSAQFDVIVFQYPGRQDRANEPLPVSLPEIASGALAEFRGSAFDRGVPIFTFGHSMGALVSFEFVLLAEAAGIDVRLLTVAAAVPPCRAEFRPRTPTDDEELLDHIAMLEGTGADVLGNRDLMRLALPVLQADHRASDAYTGPPDARLKAAIHALGGDSDPIVSIADLHGWRKHTADAEVSVFEGGHFFLNDHVQTIAEATARNAESM; from the coding sequence ATGCACAAACCGGGATGGATCAGGAAGTTTCACAAACCCCGAACCCCCGGCAGTCCACCTCTGCTGATCTTTCCGCACGCCGGTGCCGGCGCGTCGACATATCGCAACTTCTCCAAGGCGTTCAGCGCGCAATTCGACGTGATCGTCTTTCAATATCCGGGCCGTCAGGACAGGGCGAACGAACCCCTGCCGGTCTCGCTTCCGGAGATCGCTTCCGGAGCCCTCGCCGAGTTCCGCGGTTCGGCATTCGACCGCGGCGTGCCGATATTCACCTTCGGACACAGTATGGGCGCACTGGTCTCCTTCGAATTCGTTCTGCTCGCCGAGGCGGCGGGAATCGATGTGCGGCTGTTGACCGTGGCGGCCGCGGTACCGCCCTGCCGGGCGGAATTCCGGCCCCGGACACCCACCGACGACGAGGAACTGCTCGACCACATCGCCATGCTCGAGGGCACCGGCGCCGACGTGCTCGGCAATCGGGATCTCATGCGACTGGCCCTGCCCGTGCTGCAGGCCGATCATCGCGCCTCCGACGCCTACACCGGCCCGCCCGACGCCCGTTTGAAAGCCGCGATCCACGCCCTGGGCGGTGACAGCGATCCGATCGTCTCGATCGCCGATCTGCACGGCTGGCGTAAACACACCGCCGACGCCGAGGTCTCGGTCTTCGAAGGCGGCCATTTCTTCCTCAACGATCACGTTCAGACGATCGCGGAAGCAACCGCAAGAAATGCGGAATCCATGTAG
- a CDS encoding polyketide synthase, with translation MTSATKANIDHIVISGMAVEAPGGIDGPGDLWSALTDAREMIGPFPRDRGWPIEEMLSLSELDGWGEVPDAGGFLDRAAEFDPTFFGIGQREALAADPQQRVALRVAWKALENSGVNPGAVDGEEGGCFIGTLPMEYGPRGAEVNEYTGYRVVGQVTMSVAGRVSHCLGLTGPSVTVDTACTSSLTALHLAAAAVRDGECDWALAGGVCVMGSPILFYEFAKYNALSADGHCRSYADDATGTLWGEGAGFVLVEKESRARALGHRIYGRLLASAHNHNGKGKPILTPRVDAQERVIRKTLRLAGIDPAEVELIEGHGTATRAGDPVELIALQNTYGATESAPMVGSMKSNIGHTQAAAGVLGLIKVLLAGRHGHIPPSLFSGRPTTKVDWDSSSLRLATELRPWEAHDGVRCGAVSAFGAGGANAHAIVAMPEDQEEQR, from the coding sequence ATGACATCGGCGACGAAGGCGAACATCGATCACATAGTCATATCCGGCATGGCGGTAGAGGCGCCGGGCGGAATCGACGGGCCGGGTGATCTGTGGTCGGCCCTGACGGATGCGAGAGAAATGATCGGGCCGTTCCCGCGTGACCGCGGCTGGCCCATCGAGGAAATGTTGTCGCTGTCCGAACTGGACGGCTGGGGCGAGGTGCCGGATGCGGGCGGATTTCTCGACCGCGCGGCCGAATTCGATCCCACCTTCTTCGGAATCGGGCAGCGCGAGGCGCTGGCGGCCGACCCGCAGCAGCGCGTCGCATTGCGGGTCGCGTGGAAGGCCCTGGAGAACTCGGGCGTCAATCCGGGCGCCGTGGACGGTGAGGAGGGCGGCTGTTTCATCGGGACGCTGCCGATGGAATACGGGCCGCGCGGCGCGGAGGTCAACGAGTACACCGGATATCGGGTGGTCGGCCAGGTCACGATGAGTGTGGCAGGGCGCGTCTCGCACTGTCTCGGGCTCACCGGTCCGTCGGTCACCGTCGACACCGCCTGCACATCCTCACTGACCGCACTGCATCTCGCGGCCGCCGCCGTACGCGACGGGGAGTGCGACTGGGCACTGGCGGGCGGTGTGTGCGTGATGGGCTCACCGATCCTGTTCTACGAGTTCGCGAAATACAACGCCCTGTCCGCCGACGGGCACTGCCGCTCCTACGCCGACGACGCCACCGGCACGCTGTGGGGCGAGGGCGCCGGATTCGTGTTGGTGGAGAAGGAATCTCGTGCTCGCGCGCTGGGCCACCGGATCTACGGGCGGCTGCTCGCCTCCGCGCACAATCACAACGGGAAGGGCAAGCCGATCCTCACGCCGCGGGTGGACGCGCAGGAACGGGTGATCCGCAAGACGCTCCGGCTCGCCGGTATCGATCCGGCCGAGGTCGAGTTGATCGAGGGGCACGGCACCGCGACGCGCGCGGGTGATCCGGTCGAGCTGATCGCACTGCAGAACACCTACGGCGCAACGGAATCCGCGCCGATGGTCGGTTCGATGAAATCGAATATCGGCCACACCCAGGCCGCGGCCGGCGTACTCGGCCTGATCAAGGTGCTGCTGGCCGGACGGCACGGGCACATCCCGCCCAGCCTGTTCAGCGGACGGCCCACGACCAAGGTGGACTGGGACAGCTCCAGTCTGCGGCTGGCCACCGAACTACGGCCCTGGGAGGCCCACGACGGCGTGCGCTGCGGGGCGGTCTCCGCATTCGGCGCCGGGGGAGCCAACGCGCACGCGATCGTCGCGATGCCCGAAGACCAGGAGGAGCAACGATGA
- a CDS encoding non-ribosomal peptide synthetase: MSSAQIEDVLALAPLQEGLLSLSQLSGDDDVYTIPFVVDIDGPLDRARMRRSIEAVLRRHSNLRAVFWTEDVPRPVQIVPGEVELPWREIDALPEELDEVTADEIRRPFDLGRGPALRVLVVSLPSDPDGTRRARMIVTMHHILIDGWSLGLFFTELRALYQAGGQDDSLPPVRPYRDYIAWLATQDMAQAQRRWVDYLGVLDGPLMVADGGGTMGIDRSADGAPAEITRFALPTAETTRLAQWARAHGLTLNTAVQFAWTLVLSRLTDRRDVVYGTVVTGRPDRIPGVERIIGLFLNTVAVAFRFDPDADVVSECARLQRESASMREIGFLSLSAVQRAAGHSSLFDTMFVFQNAPMEEAFSTTTLDGGVTLRPVMTENLTHYPLTVVSHLLGDELLVVVEAVRESVPYLPDDIAASMLAILRGLPEATGRRGDELDVLPAPEVDALLRSSTTPPVPSADDLEKDPATTVFDLFARQAALTPDAPALTTDTMLLTYGELHERALRLAGEFTAAGVGSESVVAVLLPRGPQAIVTVLAALAAGGAYVPVDLSLPATRIESILRQARPQLVVTDADHGDLGGWPVLRIDDPEVGRRIAARPAVVPAVARCAGSSAYLIFTSGSTGEPKGVIGTHEALISYFLDHRERVYRPATARLGRRLRIAHAWSLSFDASWQPLVGLLDGHALHLFDDEAVRDAQRLVDGMDRFGIDMIDTTPSLFRQLTAAGLLNRPPAVVALGGEAIDTQLWARLRSLPDVAVHNCYGPTETTVEAVVADVTAIEAAEPQAAAPTIGRPTAGMSAYVLDSRLRPVPVGVIGELYLAGPQLARGYAARPGGTAARFVADPFRPGRRAYRTGDLVRRRADGRLAYLGRADAQVKVRGYRIEIGEVETALRSLPEVAAAAATVSRRGAGASLVGFVVGEPGAAVDPIALRGALSNRLPAYMIPARIVVVPGLPVTVNGKLDTRELEHLADIALAASGSSGAEPVTPTEKTLGALLAEVFDGRTPGVDEDFFELGMDSIVAIALVNQARRNGLAVTARTVLANPTVRDLAAAIDRGVAEVISDDGDAYGQVPPLPIVSWMFAHGNYRRFTQNMLLTVPEGVTQDALGAMLQALLDGHDVLRSRLTHTPEGPRLVTREPGTVSAAQVLTRIADMPGDAAGAQLREATHAALDEIDPDTGNMVRAVWFRRAGAGDLLFLAIHHLAVDVVSWHILTADLTAAWEQIRAGGEPKILSEPTSYRAWSRLVWQRAERPEVSEGLDYWAAQVRDPDPAIGHRKPDPAADTWSSLRATMIHTPADVTAGLLRGSTRDEGVREALLAALVMTVNSWRRARAQEHTGGALIALESHGRADEVVGTDTSGTVGWFTTVFPARLGAGEHAIEVGTAEADPAAAARLIAAVSTHVREIPVHGLDFGILDAVQRVPELAGAADPQIEFNYLGRSDLIRNDGDWSIVTDAAFADAMPIAPEPDLPLRYAVDVVTGIESDAGVPRLVTQWRWSAALFTEAEAAALTELWSRSVAAVAVALQH, encoded by the coding sequence ATGAGCAGTGCGCAGATCGAGGATGTGCTGGCACTGGCCCCGCTGCAGGAGGGACTGCTCTCGCTGTCCCAGCTGTCCGGGGACGACGACGTGTACACGATTCCGTTCGTCGTCGATATCGACGGACCACTGGACCGGGCGCGGATGCGCCGCAGTATCGAGGCGGTGCTGCGGCGGCATTCGAATCTGCGGGCGGTGTTCTGGACCGAGGACGTCCCCCGGCCGGTGCAGATCGTGCCGGGCGAGGTGGAGCTGCCGTGGCGCGAGATCGACGCGCTGCCGGAAGAATTGGACGAGGTCACCGCCGACGAGATCCGGCGGCCCTTCGATCTGGGACGCGGTCCGGCACTGCGCGTGCTGGTGGTGTCGCTGCCGTCCGATCCGGACGGGACCCGGCGGGCGCGGATGATCGTCACGATGCACCACATCCTGATCGACGGGTGGTCGCTCGGGCTGTTCTTCACCGAACTGCGCGCGTTGTATCAGGCCGGGGGACAGGACGATTCGCTGCCGCCGGTCCGGCCGTACCGGGACTACATCGCCTGGCTGGCCACCCAGGACATGGCACAGGCCCAGCGCCGCTGGGTGGACTATCTCGGCGTGCTCGACGGGCCGCTCATGGTCGCCGACGGTGGCGGCACGATGGGTATCGATCGCTCGGCGGACGGTGCGCCCGCCGAGATCACCCGTTTCGCACTGCCCACCGCCGAGACCACGCGGCTGGCACAGTGGGCGCGAGCGCACGGCCTCACGCTGAACACCGCGGTCCAATTCGCTTGGACGCTGGTGCTTTCGCGGCTCACCGACCGCCGCGATGTCGTCTACGGCACCGTCGTGACGGGACGACCGGACCGTATTCCCGGCGTGGAACGCATCATCGGACTGTTCCTCAACACCGTCGCGGTCGCCTTCCGATTCGACCCGGATGCCGATGTGGTGTCCGAATGCGCACGGCTGCAACGGGAATCGGCGTCTATGCGCGAGATCGGATTCCTGAGCCTGTCGGCGGTGCAGCGCGCGGCCGGGCACAGTTCGCTGTTCGACACCATGTTCGTCTTCCAGAACGCGCCGATGGAGGAGGCGTTCAGCACCACGACCCTCGACGGCGGCGTCACGCTGCGCCCGGTCATGACGGAGAACCTCACCCACTATCCGCTGACTGTGGTCTCCCATCTACTGGGGGACGAACTGCTCGTGGTCGTGGAGGCGGTCCGGGAGTCGGTGCCGTATCTGCCCGATGACATCGCAGCGAGCATGCTGGCGATCCTGCGTGGCCTGCCGGAGGCGACCGGCCGTCGCGGTGACGAACTGGACGTGCTGCCCGCACCGGAGGTCGACGCGCTGCTGCGCTCGTCCACGACACCGCCGGTGCCGTCGGCGGACGATCTCGAAAAAGATCCGGCGACAACGGTATTCGATTTGTTCGCGCGCCAGGCCGCACTCACTCCGGACGCGCCCGCGCTCACCACCGACACCATGCTGCTCACCTACGGTGAACTCCACGAGCGCGCACTCCGGTTGGCGGGAGAGTTCACGGCTGCGGGCGTCGGGTCCGAAAGCGTTGTCGCGGTGCTGCTCCCGCGTGGCCCGCAGGCGATCGTCACCGTACTGGCCGCTCTCGCTGCCGGGGGCGCGTATGTGCCCGTGGATCTTTCGCTGCCCGCCACCCGTATCGAATCCATTCTCCGGCAGGCCCGGCCACAACTGGTGGTGACCGATGCCGATCACGGCGATCTGGGCGGATGGCCGGTATTGCGGATCGACGACCCGGAAGTGGGACGGCGCATCGCCGCCCGCCCGGCGGTCGTGCCCGCGGTGGCCCGGTGTGCCGGCAGTAGCGCCTACCTCATCTTCACCTCGGGCTCCACCGGTGAACCCAAGGGCGTCATCGGCACTCACGAGGCGCTGATCAGCTACTTCCTCGATCATCGTGAACGGGTCTATCGCCCCGCCACCGCCCGGCTCGGGCGCAGGCTGCGGATCGCGCACGCCTGGTCCCTGAGTTTCGACGCCTCCTGGCAGCCGCTGGTCGGACTGCTCGACGGGCACGCCCTGCATCTGTTCGACGACGAAGCGGTGCGGGACGCGCAGCGGCTGGTCGACGGGATGGATCGCTTCGGGATCGACATGATCGACACCACGCCCTCGCTGTTCCGGCAGTTGACGGCGGCCGGACTGCTGAACCGGCCACCGGCGGTGGTCGCGCTCGGCGGTGAGGCCATCGACACCCAGCTGTGGGCGCGGCTGCGGTCGCTGCCGGATGTCGCTGTGCACAACTGTTACGGGCCGACCGAGACCACCGTCGAGGCCGTGGTCGCCGATGTCACCGCGATCGAGGCAGCCGAACCCCAGGCCGCCGCGCCGACCATCGGCAGGCCGACCGCGGGAATGTCTGCCTACGTGCTCGATTCCCGATTACGCCCGGTTCCGGTGGGTGTGATCGGCGAACTCTATCTGGCGGGTCCGCAGCTGGCGCGCGGCTACGCGGCGCGACCCGGCGGAACCGCCGCGCGCTTCGTCGCCGATCCGTTCCGTCCCGGCCGCCGCGCCTACCGCACCGGTGATCTGGTGCGCCGCCGCGCGGACGGGCGGCTGGCCTATCTGGGCCGCGCCGACGCGCAGGTGAAGGTGCGCGGGTATCGCATCGAGATCGGCGAGGTGGAGACGGCACTGCGCAGCCTGCCCGAGGTCGCCGCCGCGGCCGCCACGGTGAGCCGTCGTGGTGCGGGTGCGAGCCTGGTGGGCTTCGTGGTCGGCGAGCCCGGCGCCGCGGTCGATCCGATCGCCCTGCGCGGTGCGCTCTCGAACCGGTTGCCCGCGTACATGATTCCCGCGCGCATCGTGGTCGTGCCGGGGCTGCCGGTGACCGTGAACGGGAAACTCGACACCCGCGAACTCGAACACCTCGCCGATATCGCGCTGGCCGCGAGCGGATCGTCCGGCGCCGAGCCGGTCACCCCCACCGAGAAGACGCTCGGCGCACTGCTGGCCGAGGTGTTCGACGGCCGCACACCGGGTGTCGACGAGGACTTCTTCGAACTCGGAATGGACAGCATCGTCGCCATCGCACTGGTGAATCAGGCGCGCCGCAACGGACTGGCCGTGACGGCGCGCACGGTACTCGCGAACCCGACCGTCCGCGATCTGGCCGCCGCCATCGATCGCGGTGTGGCCGAGGTGATTTCCGACGACGGCGACGCCTACGGGCAGGTGCCGCCGCTGCCGATCGTGTCCTGGATGTTCGCGCACGGCAACTATCGCCGCTTCACCCAGAACATGCTGCTCACCGTCCCCGAGGGGGTCACGCAGGACGCTCTCGGGGCCATGTTGCAGGCGCTGCTCGACGGGCACGACGTCCTGCGGTCACGGCTCACCCACACTCCGGAGGGGCCGCGTCTGGTCACCCGGGAACCGGGAACGGTATCCGCCGCCCAAGTGCTCACCCGGATCGCCGACATGCCGGGCGACGCCGCGGGTGCGCAGTTGCGCGAGGCCACCCACGCCGCACTCGACGAGATCGACCCGGACACCGGAAATATGGTGCGAGCGGTGTGGTTCCGGCGTGCCGGTGCGGGGGATCTGCTGTTCCTCGCCATCCACCATCTGGCCGTGGACGTGGTGTCCTGGCATATCCTCACCGCCGATCTGACCGCGGCCTGGGAGCAGATCCGCGCGGGCGGGGAACCGAAGATACTGTCCGAGCCGACCTCCTATCGCGCATGGTCGCGGCTGGTGTGGCAGCGGGCCGAACGCCCCGAGGTGAGCGAGGGGCTGGACTACTGGGCCGCGCAGGTGCGCGATCCGGACCCGGCGATCGGCCACCGCAAACCCGATCCGGCCGCGGATACCTGGTCGTCGTTGCGGGCCACCATGATTCACACCCCCGCCGATGTCACCGCGGGGCTGCTGCGCGGTTCCACCCGGGACGAGGGCGTGCGCGAGGCGCTGCTCGCGGCACTCGTGATGACGGTGAACTCGTGGCGGCGTGCGCGCGCACAGGAACACACCGGCGGTGCGTTGATCGCATTGGAGAGTCACGGCCGTGCGGACGAGGTCGTGGGCACCGACACCTCCGGCACCGTCGGCTGGTTCACCACCGTGTTCCCGGCCCGGCTCGGTGCGGGGGAGCACGCGATCGAGGTCGGCACCGCCGAGGCGGATCCCGCCGCGGCCGCCCGGCTGATCGCGGCCGTCTCCACGCACGTCCGCGAAATCCCTGTGCACGGACTCGATTTCGGAATCCTGGATGCCGTGCAGCGCGTACCGGAACTGGCCGGTGCGGCCGACCCGCAGATCGAATTCAACTATCTGGGCCGGTCCGATCTGATCCGCAACGACGGCGACTGGTCCATCGTCACCGATGCCGCCTTCGCCGACGCCATGCCCATCGCGCCGGAACCCGATCTGCCGCTTCGCTACGCCGTCGATGTGGTCACGGGCATCGAGAGCGATGCGGGTGTGCCGAGGCTGGTGACCCAATGGCGTTGGAGCGCGGCATTGTTCACCGAGGCCGAGGCGGCCGCACTGACCGAGCTGTGGAGCCGGAGCGTGGCCGCCGTCGCGGTCGCACTGCAGCACTGA